The Paracoccus sp. MC1862 genome includes a window with the following:
- a CDS encoding zinc-binding dehydrogenase — protein sequence MRLDKDTPPRFPAPMTITGRNAHREDNMPHDSLELRSTITADGTLRVNLDRVSVPDPGKGELLVRVEAAPVNPSDLGLLFGPADMATLKAEGTKDAPVLTASVPPHLLPAVSARLDQSMPVGNEGAGTVIAAGPDLQDLIGRRVAMIGGAMYAELRLIRPEACIVLPEGAGAAEGAALFVNPLTALGFVETMRAEGHKAIVHVPAASNLGQMLVRICKADGIELVNIVRSPAQAELLRGIGATHVLDSSAPDFRRTLEEAIAATEATLAFDAIGGGEMTSTILNAIEAVAARSLESYDRYGSSTMKQVYVYGALDTGPTILKRGFGFTWGIGGWLLFNALKRMDPAIVQRMRERVAAEMTTTFASHYTATISLADVLKPEIALACQKKATGEKYLITP from the coding sequence TTGCGGCTGGACAAGGATACGCCGCCCCGCTTCCCTGCGCCCATGACCATCACGGGGCGGAACGCCCATCGCGAGGACAACATGCCGCACGACAGCCTTGAACTGAGATCGACCATCACCGCCGACGGAACCCTGCGGGTCAACCTGGATCGGGTTTCGGTCCCCGACCCCGGAAAGGGCGAGCTTCTGGTCCGGGTCGAGGCCGCGCCGGTCAATCCTTCAGACCTCGGCCTGCTGTTCGGGCCGGCCGACATGGCGACGCTGAAGGCCGAGGGCACCAAGGACGCCCCGGTCCTGACCGCGAGTGTGCCGCCGCATCTTCTGCCTGCCGTCAGCGCCCGTCTGGACCAGTCGATGCCGGTCGGCAACGAAGGCGCGGGCACAGTGATCGCCGCCGGTCCCGACCTGCAGGACCTGATCGGCCGGCGCGTCGCCATGATCGGCGGCGCCATGTATGCCGAGTTGCGGCTGATCCGCCCCGAGGCCTGCATCGTCCTGCCCGAAGGCGCGGGCGCGGCCGAAGGGGCGGCGCTGTTCGTCAATCCGCTGACCGCGCTGGGCTTTGTCGAGACGATGCGGGCCGAAGGCCACAAGGCCATCGTCCATGTCCCCGCCGCCTCGAACCTCGGGCAGATGCTGGTGCGGATCTGCAAGGCCGACGGGATCGAACTGGTCAACATCGTCCGCAGCCCGGCGCAGGCCGAGCTTCTGCGCGGCATCGGCGCCACCCATGTCCTCGACAGCAGCGCGCCCGACTTCCGCCGGACGCTGGAGGAGGCCATCGCCGCGACCGAGGCGACGCTCGCCTTCGACGCCATCGGCGGCGGCGAGATGACCAGCACCATCCTGAACGCGATAGAGGCCGTGGCCGCCCGCAGCCTTGAAAGCTATGACCGCTACGGCTCCTCGACGATGAAGCAGGTCTATGTCTACGGGGCGCTGGACACTGGCCCCACGATCCTCAAGCGCGGCTTCGGCTTCACCTGGGGGATCGGCGGCTGGCTTCTGTTCAACGCGCTGAAGCGCATGGATCCGGCCATCGTGCAGCGGATGCGCGAGCGCGTGGCGGCCGAGATGACGACCACCTTCGCCAGCCACTACACCGCCACCATCAGCCTAGCCGATGTCCTGAAGCCCGAGATCGCACTGGCCTGCCAGAAGAAGGCGACCGGAGAGAAATACCTGATCACGCCCTGA
- a CDS encoding SDR family oxidoreductase produces the protein MTGKTLFITGASSGIGAATARLAVAHGWRVGLFARREDRLRALVAELGEDRALTLPGDVTDLADLQTALERMSDRFGAVDAAFANAGRGLNAAGTEGGDPGEWQDMIRINVMGLLFTAKAALPFLKKTQGHLLMTGSAAGRVHIKGSVYGASKWFVHGYGGNLAEEMREWGGRCTVIAPGMVDTDFFDEAKPKAIRPDEVARAALYALEAGDHAAVREVFLMPR, from the coding sequence ATGACCGGCAAGACCCTGTTCATCACCGGAGCCTCCAGCGGCATCGGCGCCGCCACGGCCAGACTTGCGGTCGCGCACGGCTGGCGCGTGGGGCTGTTCGCCCGGCGCGAGGACCGCCTGCGCGCGCTGGTGGCAGAACTGGGGGAAGACCGCGCTCTGACCCTGCCGGGCGATGTCACTGACCTCGCCGACCTGCAGACGGCGCTGGAACGGATGTCGGACCGCTTCGGCGCGGTTGACGCGGCCTTTGCCAATGCAGGCCGCGGCCTGAACGCCGCCGGGACCGAGGGCGGCGATCCCGGGGAATGGCAGGACATGATCCGCATCAACGTCATGGGTCTGCTGTTCACCGCCAAGGCGGCCCTGCCCTTTCTGAAGAAGACGCAGGGCCATCTGCTGATGACCGGCTCGGCCGCCGGGCGGGTGCATATCAAGGGCTCGGTCTATGGCGCCTCCAAGTGGTTCGTCCATGGCTATGGCGGCAATCTGGCCGAGGAGATGCGCGAATGGGGCGGACGCTGCACCGTCATCGCGCCCGGCATGGTGGACACCGACTTCTTCGACGAGGCCAAGCCCAAGGCGATCCGCCCCGACGAGGTGGCCCGCGCGGCGCTCTACGCGCTGGAAGCCGGGGACCACGCCGCCGTGCGCGAGGTCTTCCTGATGCCGCGCTGA